TCAGCGTCCGAGTCCGTCAGCGAGCGACTCTCTTTGGCTTGGAAGACGATGTTTTCGATCGTTTTCACCTTCGTCGGTGAGCCTGAGAGGCCGCACTGGGAGACGTCGCCATTGACGTCTGCCACGGACCACTCGACGAGGTTCAGGTACGGGCGCGATTCGTAGAGCTCGGCGTAGGGGAGGGAGGCACCCTTTGTGCGCTCGGCTTTCTCTTGCGCACCCAGCGCGTGCTTGTACTTCTGCACGAGTCGCGCGTTACGCGGCCTGCATGCTGCGGCCGATCCGTTCACCGTGACTACGATGGGCAGCGGCCCTTCGACCGTCTCCACGCCTCCGGGGATCTTGCGTCGCACCGTGATGCGTCCGTCCGTGACGCCGACAATCTCCTCTGCATACGTGATCTGTGACAGCCCGAGCTTCTCCGCCACTTGCGGACCCACCTGGGCCGTGTCGCCGTCGATAGCCTGCCGTCCGCCGACGATCAGGTCGAAGTCGCCGATCTTGCGGATCGCCATGGCCAAGGCATACGAGGTGGCCAGGGTGTCGGCGCCGGCGAAGGCGCGATCGGTGAGGAGCACCCCGTCGTCCGCCCCGCGATAAAGCCCCTCGCGGATGATCTCGGCGGCGCGTCCCGGCCCCATGGTGAGGAGCGTGACGGTCGATCCGGGGTAGCGTTCTTTCAGTCGCAGCGCCTGCTCCAGCGCGCTGAGGTCTTCGGGGTTGAAGATGGCCGGCAGCGCTGCGCGATTGATGGTGCCGTCCGCCTTCATCGCGTCCTTCCCGACGTTACGCGTGTCCGGCACCTGCTTAGCTAATACAATAATTCTCATCTGTCAGAATATTATGGTTTGGCGGCAAAAGTAGGCGCAAGAATGAGATGGCGCCAGCCGGCTGTATATATAAGGTATGCCCCTGAGGTCTGCGTGCGGATGATGCAAGATTGCCCATTGCCCGCGATGGCTTAGGAAGGCTTCCGAGAAGGAATGCACCCCCCAGTGTGCGCGCTATGCGAGGGGCAGGCGCTGGGCGTCCATGACGCGCATGAAGTTACCGCCCCAGATGTTGGCGATGTCGGCGTCGGAGAGACCCTCGGCAAGGAGACGGAGGGTGATTTGGAGCATCTCGCCGGCCGATTGGCAGCCGATGAGCCCGCCGCCGCCGTCGAAGTCGGAGCCGATGCCGACGTGATTCGGGCCGACGAGCCGGACGACGTGCAGGATGTGGCGGACGGCATCGCTGAGGGTGGCGCCGTCGGGATGGTCGTGGTTGATGAATCCGCCATAAAGGCAGATCTGCATCACGCCGCCCGTTGCGGCCAGGGCGCGGATGCGGTCGTCGTCTAAGTTGCGGCGATGGTCACAGAGGGCGCGGCAGGAGGAATGGGTGGCGACGATGGGGCGCCGGCTGAGGCGAATAACATCGTCGAAAGTGGCATCAGCAGCGTGCGATACGTCGATCATCATGCCGATGCGGTTCATCTCTGCCACCACCTCGCGCCCGAAGGGACTGAGGCCGCCCCACTCGCCTTGTCCGGCGGCAGAGTCGCAGAGTTCGTTGTCTCCGTTGTGACAGAGTGTCATGTACGCCACGCCCATACGCTTGAATGCGTGCAGTCGGGAGAGGTCGCGGCCGATGGCGTAACCGTTTTCGACGGCGGGGATGATGGCGCGTCGGCCCTCGCGCTTGAGGCGGCGGAGGTCGTCCGTAGAGCGAGCGATGTCGAGGAGGTTAGGGTAGCGGATGGCCTGCTCCTCAACGTGTGTGAGTCGCTCGACGGCATAGTCGAAAGCGCGGCGGTGCGCCTCGTCGTTGCGCTCGTCTTGGGGGAGGTAGGCGGCCATGACGACAGCGTCGAGCCGTCCCTCGCGCATGAGCGGCAGGTTGACCCGGCCACCCTCTTTGCGTCCGAGGTCGAAGGCGTCGAAGAGCATGGGCGTGTCGGTGTGCGAGTCGAGGGTGATCATGGTGTGGTGCAGGCGTCGGGCGTGGGCGTAGCGGCGTGCACGGCTGACAAGATGACGGAAGAGGTTGAGCATCGCCTCGTGGCCGGTGGTGGCGAGCCATTCGGGGTGCCACTGGACGCTGAGGATGGGGTATTCGGGGTGCTCCATCGCCTCGTTGACGCCGTCGGGCGCCTCGGCCGTGGCGATGAAACCGGGGGCCAGGTCGCGGACGGCTTGGTGGTGGAGCGAGTTGACGGGGATGGGTGCGGTACGCGTCGTGGCGTCGAGCCCCATTGCGCGTTGCAGCTCGGAATCTGGGGCAGTGAGAGTGACAGACTGCGTGATAACATCGCGTGCTTCCGCCTGACTATGTGGCAATACGGGGCTTGGAAACTGCGAGGGAAGGTCTTGGTAGAGCGTGCCGCCAAAGGCCACATTGATGAGCTGATGGCCGCGACAGATGCCGAAGATGGGGAGGCCGCGTTGGTGGGCCAAGCGGATCAGTTGCAGCTCGCTGGTGTCGCGGATCGGATCGACGTCCTCGATCGACGGGTGGGGCGTCTCGCCAAGCAGGTCGGGACTGATGTCGCCGCCGCCAGTCAGAAGCAGGCCGTCGAGACCTTCGACAATCGTGGTGAGGACGCTCAGCTCGGTTGTTGCGGGCACGAGTACGGGGGCACCACCGGCCAGGATGACAGACTGGAAATAGGGGTCGGCGAGCATCTCTTTGCCGTCTCGTCGGTTCACGGAAATACCTATGCGTGGGCGTGTGGGGGTGGCAGTGTCGACAGCTGAGGCGCGGTCAACCTGCGCAAATAGTTCTTTTAAAGTGAGTGACATGTTGGGTTTGAATGGGAGAAAAAGAAGAGGGCACCTCGCATGGCGATTGCCCTCTGTCGTTTGATGGTTTATGTAAAAGACTCCGCAGCGTGGTGCTATGCGAAGTCGGTGTTATGCGTCGATGTTTGCGTACGTCGCATTTTCCTCGATGAACTCGCGGCGTGGCCCGACGTCCTCGCCCATGAGCATGGAGAAGATGGCGTCGGCCTCGATAGCGTTGTCAATGGTGATCTGCTTGAGGGTACGGTTTTCGGGGTTCATCGTCGTATCCCAAAGCTGGTGATCGTTCATCTCACCGAGACCTTTGTAGCGCTGCGTATGGATTTGGTTCTCGTTGCCGCCGCCGTAGGCGTCGATGAACTTCTGGCGCTGCTGTTCAGTCCAGCAATACTCCTCCACCTTGCCCTTCTTGCAGAGGTAAAGCGGCGGGGTGGCGAGGTAGACGTACCCTTTCTC
The sequence above is drawn from the Tannerella serpentiformis genome and encodes:
- a CDS encoding electron transfer flavoprotein subunit beta/FixA family protein is translated as MRIIVLAKQVPDTRNVGKDAMKADGTINRAALPAIFNPEDLSALEQALRLKERYPGSTVTLLTMGPGRAAEIIREGLYRGADDGVLLTDRAFAGADTLATSYALAMAIRKIGDFDLIVGGRQAIDGDTAQVGPQVAEKLGLSQITYAEEIVGVTDGRITVRRKIPGGVETVEGPLPIVVTVNGSAAACRPRNARLVQKYKHALGAQEKAERTKGASLPYAELYESRPYLNLVEWSVADVNGDVSQCGLSGSPTKVKTIENIVFQAKESRSLTDSDADIEALMKELISNHTIG
- a CDS encoding membrane dipeptidase; translated protein: MSLTLKELFAQVDRASAVDTATPTRPRIGISVNRRDGKEMLADPYFQSVILAGGAPVLVPATTELSVLTTIVEGLDGLLLTGGGDISPDLLGETPHPSIEDVDPIRDTSELQLIRLAHQRGLPIFGICRGHQLINVAFGGTLYQDLPSQFPSPVLPHSQAEARDVITQSVTLTAPDSELQRAMGLDATTRTAPIPVNSLHHQAVRDLAPGFIATAEAPDGVNEAMEHPEYPILSVQWHPEWLATTGHEAMLNLFRHLVSRARRYAHARRLHHTMITLDSHTDTPMLFDAFDLGRKEGGRVNLPLMREGRLDAVVMAAYLPQDERNDEAHRRAFDYAVERLTHVEEQAIRYPNLLDIARSTDDLRRLKREGRRAIIPAVENGYAIGRDLSRLHAFKRMGVAYMTLCHNGDNELCDSAAGQGEWGGLSPFGREVVAEMNRIGMMIDVSHAADATFDDVIRLSRRPIVATHSSCRALCDHRRNLDDDRIRALAATGGVMQICLYGGFINHDHPDGATLSDAVRHILHVVRLVGPNHVGIGSDFDGGGGLIGCQSAGEMLQITLRLLAEGLSDADIANIWGGNFMRVMDAQRLPLA